From Bacteroides sp.:
TACGCGAAAGGATAATCAGCGGGTTGTTGTTCTTGATCTCCACCCTTGACACTACGGCACGCACCGAATCGCCCTTACGGAAGAAATCCGAAGGGATCTGCTCGGTCTTGGGAAGGATCAGTTCAATGCCTTCATCGTCAAGGGCCAGGATCTCTTTTTTCCATACCTGGTAAACCTCGGCAGTGACAAGGTCACCCACCCGTTCCTGGTATTTCTTGTAAACGCTGTCTTTCTCCAGTTCAAGAATCTTGGAAGCCAGGTTCTGACGGATGGCCAGGATCTCGCGGCGGCCGAAGTCAGCCATCTTAACAGGTTCAGACACCTCTTCACCGATCTCGAAGTCGGGCTCGATCTTGATGGCTTCCGAATAGGCGATCTCGGCGCTGGGGTCTTCCACCTCACCGTCCTCTACAATCACCCGGTTGTGCCATACTTCAAGGTCACCCTTGTCAATGTTTACGATGATGTCAAAATTATCTGCCGATCCATATTTCTTCATAAGCATGTTTTTGAAAACATCCTCAAGGATCAACATCATGGTAGAGCGGTCTATGTTCTTAAACTCCTTAAACTCGGAAAACGACTCAACCAAATTTATACTTTCCATATGCTTGCGGTCAATTACTTGTTAAACCTGTGTTTTTTTCCTGTTATTCCTTGCTGAACGAAACCTGTATCCGGGCTTCCCTGATGTCATTGAAAGCGAAATAGGCGATAGGGTCTTCCAGGGGCTCCCCTTTTTTGGGCTTTTTCTTTGTGGCTTCCTTCTCGATGCGGATGCCCTCATCGAGCACTTCCACCAGCTTGCCCCGGGTCTTCCTCAGATCGTGGCCCATCACCATGATTTGCCTGCCTACATTGATATGATACTGACGCTTCATTTTCAGGGGTGATCCCACCCCCACCGACGACACTTCCAGGTCAAAGTCTTCGGTATCGCGGTCAAAGAACGACTCGATGTGCTTGCTTAGCAGGGCACAATCGGCAACTTGAATGCCTTTTTCCCCGTCGAGCAGCACCAGCACCCGGTTGCCGGGACGCACGTTTACGCTTACCAGGAACTTATCCGTGCCTTCCAGGTATTCGTTTACGATGCTTTCTATCTGTTTGCCGTCTATCATATCAATGGCTTCCAATGAAAGAGGGGACTTAATTGCCCCCTCAACAAATTGGCGTTTTGCAATATTCTGCGCAAAAGTAATACTTTTTTTCCAATAAATAAAAAAACATCCCTGTTTTTTAGCGCATTAGGCAATGCTTAAACAGGGATGTTTTCCTTTTTTGTGTTTTGTTTTAATAACCCTGCAGGAAAAGCTGGTAATAGGTTTCAAACGTTTCCTTTGCTTCCCCGGCAAGGGCATCCTGCTCGTATTCACCCGCCAGGAACTGAATGCGTTGTACAAGGGCCAGGGCCTCCTGCTTGTTGCGATCGAGGAAAGTAGCCCGGGGACCGGTAAATGAGAAGTAATGCCTCAGATCCTGTCCATACAACTCCAGCATGCGTTCAGCAATGGCTTTCGCCTTTTCCAGCTCGCCGGCCCGATAATAAGCCTCGGCAATCAGCAGGTTGAAATAATTATAGGGTACCTGCGACTCGGGCATGATCTCC
This genomic window contains:
- the rimP gene encoding ribosome assembly cofactor RimP: MIDGKQIESIVNEYLEGTDKFLVSVNVRPGNRVLVLLDGEKGIQVADCALLSKHIESFFDRDTEDFDLEVSSVGVGSPLKMKRQYHINVGRQIMVMGHDLRKTRGKLVEVLDEGIRIEKEATKKKPKKGEPLEDPIAYFAFNDIREARIQVSFSKE